The following proteins come from a genomic window of Pyxidicoccus sp. MSG2:
- a CDS encoding FecCD family ABC transporter permease, whose translation MSASGVAPVSAAYPGRASLPSPPSPWMFLALLLVGVALASLAVGAVHVPPLALVGGVLGALGVDIGSGLSSAQEAVLLSIRLPRVVLAVLVGAVLATCGAALQALFRNPLVEPGLLGTSSGAALGAVAAIVLDVSLSTRLGTLRLLAVPGAAFLGALGATLLAQRLGRGDGRTETARILLAGVAVSAGASAGIGLLTQVATDAQLRSITFWSWGSLGGASWDVVGAAAVPLCVALALLLREARALNLLLLGEREAWHLGVDVERLKRRLVLAAALGVGAAVSATGIIGFVGLLVPALLRLAMGPDHRRLLGASALLGAALLVAADLLARTAAAPAELPVGALTSVLGVPVFIGLLARKGAA comes from the coding sequence ATGAGCGCCTCGGGCGTCGCCCCCGTCTCCGCCGCGTACCCGGGGCGCGCCTCGCTGCCGTCTCCGCCGAGCCCCTGGATGTTCCTGGCGCTGTTGCTCGTCGGTGTGGCGCTGGCCTCGTTGGCCGTGGGCGCGGTGCACGTGCCACCCCTGGCGCTGGTGGGTGGCGTCCTCGGTGCCCTGGGGGTGGACATCGGGAGCGGGCTCTCGTCCGCGCAGGAGGCGGTGCTGCTCTCCATCCGGCTGCCTCGGGTGGTGCTCGCCGTCCTGGTGGGCGCGGTGCTGGCCACGTGCGGCGCCGCGCTCCAGGCGCTGTTCCGCAATCCGTTGGTGGAGCCCGGGCTGCTCGGTACCTCCAGCGGCGCGGCGCTGGGCGCGGTGGCGGCCATCGTCCTCGACGTGTCCCTGAGCACGCGGCTCGGCACGCTGCGCCTGCTGGCCGTGCCGGGCGCGGCCTTCCTGGGCGCGCTGGGTGCCACCCTGCTGGCCCAGCGCCTGGGCCGGGGAGACGGCCGCACGGAGACGGCGCGCATCCTCCTGGCGGGCGTGGCGGTGAGCGCGGGCGCGAGCGCGGGCATCGGCCTGCTCACCCAGGTGGCCACGGACGCGCAACTGCGCTCCATCACCTTCTGGAGCTGGGGCAGCCTGGGCGGCGCGTCCTGGGACGTGGTGGGAGCCGCCGCGGTGCCGCTGTGTGTGGCGCTGGCGCTGCTGCTGCGCGAGGCCCGCGCCCTCAACCTGCTGCTGCTGGGCGAGCGCGAGGCCTGGCACCTGGGCGTGGACGTGGAGCGGCTCAAGCGCCGGCTCGTCCTCGCCGCGGCCCTGGGCGTGGGCGCCGCCGTGTCCGCCACGGGCATCATCGGCTTCGTGGGGCTGCTGGTGCCGGCGCTGCTGCGCCTCGCGATGGGGCCGGACCATCGGCGCCTGCTCGGTGCCTCCGCGCTGCTCGGTGCCGCGCTGCTCGTGGCCGCGGACCTGCTGGCCCGGACGGCGGCGGCGCCCGCGGAGCTGCCCGTCGGTGCGCTGACGTCGGTGCTGGGCGTTCCCGTCTTCATCGGCCTGCTGGCGCGCAAGGGGGCCGCATGA
- a CDS encoding heme ABC transporter ATP-binding protein, translating into MSLTASGVEVWRGRGRALGPIDLVLQPGEMLAVVGPNGAGKSTLLSAFAGELPLAAGEVLLEGLPLNRWLPRERARRLAVLPQESSLGFGFTALEVALLGRSPHARRGSEGADVEAALAALDATDTRHLVSRPYPTLSGGEKQRVQLARVLAQLSAPLEQGHRYLLLDEPTASLDLAHQHLVLEAAGRFAREGGAVLAVLHDLNLAARHAHRLVLLAGGRLVEEGPPAQVLRADLIAETFGLDVVIAEWPGVPGPWVLPAGRASLPP; encoded by the coding sequence ATGAGTCTCACCGCGAGCGGTGTGGAGGTGTGGCGTGGGCGGGGCAGGGCGCTCGGCCCCATCGACCTGGTGCTCCAGCCCGGAGAGATGCTCGCCGTTGTCGGGCCCAATGGCGCCGGCAAGTCCACGCTCCTGTCGGCGTTCGCGGGAGAGCTGCCCCTCGCGGCCGGGGAGGTGCTGCTGGAGGGGCTTCCCCTGAACCGCTGGCTCCCGCGCGAGCGGGCCCGGCGGCTCGCCGTGCTGCCCCAGGAGTCCTCCCTGGGCTTCGGCTTCACGGCCCTGGAGGTGGCGCTCCTCGGGCGCAGTCCACACGCGCGCCGGGGCTCGGAGGGCGCGGACGTGGAGGCGGCCCTGGCGGCGCTGGATGCCACCGACACGCGGCACCTGGTCTCGCGGCCGTATCCCACGCTGTCGGGTGGAGAGAAGCAGCGGGTGCAGCTCGCGCGCGTGCTGGCCCAGCTCTCCGCGCCGCTGGAGCAGGGGCACCGCTACCTCCTGCTCGACGAGCCCACCGCGAGCCTGGACCTCGCCCACCAGCACCTCGTCCTCGAAGCGGCGGGGCGCTTCGCCCGTGAGGGCGGTGCGGTGCTCGCCGTGCTGCATGACCTGAACCTCGCCGCGCGCCACGCGCACCGACTGGTGCTCCTGGCCGGTGGTCGCCTGGTGGAAGAGGGGCCGCCCGCGCAGGTGCTCCGCGCGGACCTCATCGCGGAGACCTTCGGCCTCGACGTGGTCATCGCCGAGTGGCCGGGAGTGCCGGGACCCTGGGTGCTCCCGGCGGGACGGGCGTCCCTTCCACCGTGA
- the nosD gene encoding nitrous oxide reductase family maturation protein NosD produces MPFLFHSSAGAVLAAGLVLAGCARPASTQVSRQGSVPAAPARPPDCRPAEAGADVKSLLEGARAGEALCLAPGTYRGPLRLPAGVTLWGPREAVVRSSGEGTTVRLEGEGARLLGLTVDGSGGRFDTLDAAVHVRGRGARVEGITVRNAVFGILVERTEGVAVRGNHVVGSGGPALGMRGDAIRLWETQRSLVEDNLVEAGRDVVVWYSSHNTVRRNTVIGGRYGTHFMYSHDNMVEDNHYAGNEVGIFVMYSRGIVLRRNVLAGGTGAAGMGLGLKESGNVTAVGNLLVHNTVGLYLDTSPLQDGDANVFEGNHFRLGDVGVVFHGSERRNAFRGNSFRDNAAPVQVEGGGDALEVEWRGNDFDDYAGYDWDADGVGDVPYELRSLSGDLVARYPDLAFFRGSPTLSLVRAAGELLPLFAPKPVLRDAAPRMAPLSLEAGHAD; encoded by the coding sequence ATGCCCTTCCTCTTCCACAGCAGCGCCGGTGCCGTGCTCGCCGCGGGGCTCGTCCTCGCCGGCTGCGCGCGGCCCGCTTCCACGCAGGTGTCGCGGCAGGGCTCCGTCCCCGCCGCGCCCGCGCGTCCACCGGACTGCCGGCCCGCGGAGGCAGGGGCCGACGTGAAGTCCCTGCTGGAGGGCGCGCGCGCGGGCGAGGCGCTCTGCCTGGCGCCCGGGACGTACCGGGGCCCGCTGCGCCTGCCTGCGGGCGTCACGCTGTGGGGGCCCCGCGAGGCGGTGGTGCGCTCCTCCGGCGAGGGCACCACGGTGCGGCTGGAGGGGGAGGGCGCGCGGCTGCTGGGGCTCACCGTGGACGGCAGCGGCGGCCGGTTCGACACGCTGGACGCCGCCGTGCACGTGCGCGGGCGCGGTGCGCGGGTGGAGGGCATCACCGTGCGCAACGCGGTGTTCGGCATCCTGGTGGAGCGTACGGAGGGCGTCGCCGTGCGCGGCAACCACGTGGTGGGCTCGGGCGGGCCGGCGCTGGGCATGCGCGGGGACGCCATCCGGCTGTGGGAGACGCAGCGCTCGCTCGTCGAAGACAACCTCGTGGAGGCCGGGCGCGACGTGGTGGTCTGGTACTCCAGCCACAACACCGTGCGCCGCAACACCGTCATCGGCGGGCGCTACGGCACCCACTTCATGTACAGCCACGACAACATGGTGGAGGACAACCACTACGCCGGCAACGAGGTGGGCATCTTCGTCATGTACAGCCGCGGAATCGTGCTGCGGCGCAACGTGCTCGCGGGGGGCACCGGCGCGGCCGGCATGGGCCTGGGCCTGAAGGAGAGTGGCAACGTCACCGCGGTGGGCAACCTGCTGGTGCACAACACGGTGGGCCTGTACCTGGACACGTCGCCGCTGCAGGACGGGGACGCCAACGTCTTCGAGGGCAACCACTTCCGCCTGGGGGACGTGGGCGTGGTGTTCCACGGCAGTGAGCGGCGCAATGCCTTCCGCGGCAACAGCTTCCGAGACAACGCCGCGCCGGTGCAGGTGGAGGGCGGCGGGGACGCGCTGGAGGTGGAGTGGCGCGGCAACGACTTCGACGACTACGCGGGCTACGACTGGGACGCCGACGGTGTGGGGGACGTGCCCTACGAGCTGCGCAGCCTGTCCGGCGACCTGGTGGCCCGCTACCCGGACCTCGCCTTCTTCCGGGGTTCGCCCACGCTGTCGCTGGTGCGCGCCGCGGGGGAGCTGTTGCCCCTCTTCGCGCCGAAGCCGGTGCTGCGGGACGCGGCGCCGCGCATGGCGCCCCTGTCACTGGAGGCCGGCCATGCGGATTGA
- a CDS encoding nitric-oxide reductase large subunit codes for MKHKKLWALLGAVFFASFFVLGREGVHISRTLPPIPGRVVTPDGTLLVEGASIQRGQNVWQSIGGQQVGSIWGHGAYVAPDWSADWLHRESVFLLDTWARAEGLTGYDAAPAERQAALRARLQGVIRTNTYDAVTDTVTLDGLRAEAYRANAAHYADVFSRGRQAYAIPEGALTDAAKLKDLGAFFWWTSWVTSTNRPGETVSYTQNWPHEPLVANVPTTGAYLWTYLSVVLLLAAVGALVWYVSRRQEEGEEAPPAKDPFSGMVLTPSQRATGKYFLVVVALMLVQVALGGITAHFGVEGEGFYGVPLGKYLPYAVTRSWHTQLAIFWIATAWLATGLFVGPAVSGVEPRFQRLGVNFLFVCLVIIVAGAMVGQWASVQQRLGGDLWFWFGHQGYEYVDLGRFWQLFLFVGLFVWLFLTARSIWPALKRPSESRPLILLFVISSVAIAAFYGAGLMYGQRSHLGMVEYWRWWVVHLWVEGFFEVFATVVMAFLFVRLGVLSARVATPAVLFSTIIFLAGGIIGTFHHLYFSGTPSSALGLGATFSALEIVPLVLVGREVWSHVRLSRAGGWMERYRWPILFFIAVAFWNLVGAGVFGFLINPPLALYYMQGLNLTPVHGHTALFGVYGMLGIALMLFTLRMAAPEARWRTRTLAWSFYALNGGLVLMVVLSMLPIGILQTQAAIEQGTWWARSAEFLQTPLMNTLRWLRAPGDTVFALGVLFLAWFVVGLKTGWSLEPATTAKPEPREEGAGPMGIAAPAPAALRRR; via the coding sequence ATGAAACACAAGAAGCTCTGGGCGCTACTGGGCGCCGTCTTCTTCGCCTCGTTCTTCGTCCTTGGAAGAGAGGGCGTGCACATCTCCCGGACGCTGCCGCCCATCCCCGGCCGGGTGGTGACACCCGACGGCACCCTGCTCGTCGAGGGCGCGTCCATCCAGCGCGGCCAGAATGTGTGGCAGTCCATCGGCGGGCAGCAGGTGGGCTCCATCTGGGGGCACGGCGCGTACGTGGCGCCGGACTGGAGCGCGGACTGGCTCCACCGCGAGAGCGTCTTCCTCCTCGACACCTGGGCGCGCGCGGAGGGCCTCACCGGCTACGACGCCGCCCCGGCCGAGCGGCAGGCGGCCCTGCGCGCGCGGCTGCAGGGCGTCATCCGCACCAACACGTATGACGCCGTCACGGACACCGTGACGCTGGACGGCTTGCGCGCCGAGGCGTACCGCGCCAACGCCGCGCACTACGCGGACGTCTTCTCCCGGGGGCGGCAGGCCTACGCCATTCCGGAGGGCGCGCTGACGGACGCCGCGAAGCTGAAGGACCTGGGGGCCTTCTTCTGGTGGACGAGCTGGGTGACGTCCACCAACCGCCCCGGGGAGACGGTGAGCTACACGCAGAACTGGCCCCACGAGCCGCTGGTGGCCAACGTGCCCACGACGGGCGCGTACCTCTGGACGTACCTCTCGGTGGTGCTGCTGCTCGCGGCGGTGGGCGCGCTCGTCTGGTACGTGAGCCGCAGGCAGGAGGAGGGAGAGGAGGCGCCGCCCGCGAAGGACCCGTTCTCCGGCATGGTGTTGACGCCGAGCCAGCGCGCCACGGGCAAGTACTTCCTGGTGGTGGTGGCGTTGATGCTGGTGCAGGTGGCGCTGGGCGGCATCACCGCGCACTTCGGCGTGGAGGGCGAGGGCTTCTACGGCGTGCCGCTGGGGAAATACCTGCCCTATGCGGTGACGCGGAGCTGGCACACGCAGCTGGCCATCTTCTGGATTGCCACCGCGTGGCTGGCCACGGGCCTCTTCGTGGGCCCGGCGGTGAGCGGCGTGGAGCCGCGCTTCCAGCGGCTCGGCGTCAACTTCCTCTTCGTGTGCCTGGTCATCATCGTCGCGGGCGCCATGGTGGGCCAGTGGGCCAGCGTGCAGCAGCGGCTGGGCGGAGACCTCTGGTTCTGGTTCGGCCACCAGGGCTACGAGTACGTGGACCTGGGCCGCTTCTGGCAGCTCTTCCTCTTCGTGGGCCTCTTCGTCTGGCTGTTCCTCACCGCGCGCTCCATCTGGCCCGCGCTGAAGCGGCCGTCGGAGAGCCGTCCCCTCATCCTCCTGTTCGTCATCTCCTCGGTGGCCATCGCCGCCTTCTATGGCGCGGGGCTCATGTACGGGCAGAGGAGCCACCTGGGCATGGTGGAGTACTGGCGCTGGTGGGTGGTGCACCTGTGGGTGGAGGGCTTCTTCGAGGTGTTCGCCACGGTGGTGATGGCGTTCCTCTTCGTGCGGCTGGGCGTGCTGTCGGCGCGGGTGGCCACGCCAGCGGTGCTCTTCTCCACCATCATCTTCCTGGCGGGCGGCATCATCGGCACCTTCCATCACCTCTACTTCTCCGGCACGCCGTCCTCGGCGCTGGGGCTGGGGGCCACGTTCAGCGCGCTGGAAATCGTGCCGCTGGTGCTGGTGGGCCGCGAGGTGTGGAGCCACGTGCGCCTGTCGCGCGCCGGTGGGTGGATGGAGCGCTACCGCTGGCCCATCCTCTTCTTCATCGCGGTGGCCTTCTGGAACCTGGTGGGCGCGGGCGTGTTCGGCTTCCTCATCAACCCGCCGCTGGCGCTCTACTACATGCAGGGCCTCAACCTGACGCCCGTGCACGGGCACACCGCGCTCTTCGGTGTGTACGGCATGCTCGGCATCGCCCTGATGCTCTTCACGCTGCGCATGGCGGCGCCGGAGGCCCGGTGGCGCACGCGCACGCTGGCGTGGAGCTTCTACGCGCTCAACGGCGGACTGGTGTTGATGGTGGTGCTGTCCATGCTGCCCATCGGCATCCTCCAGACACAGGCGGCGATTGAGCAGGGCACGTGGTGGGCCCGCAGCGCGGAGTTCCTCCAGACGCCGCTGATGAACACGCTGCGCTGGCTGCGCGCCCCGGGAGACACCGTCTTCGCGCTCGGGGTCCTCTTCCTGGCCTGGTTCGTGGTGGGGCTGAAGACGGGCTGGTCGCTGGAGCCCGCCACCACGGCGAAGCCCGAGCCGCGCGAAGAAGGCGCCGGCCCCATGGGCATCGCCGCGCCGGCCCCCGCCGCGCTGCGGCGGCGCTGA
- the nosZ gene encoding Sec-dependent nitrous-oxide reductase, with amino-acid sequence MKTWRAKWRCGAAALLALACNGSNGGGASPPGTASASLGSTGLRDMMEKRGLSEADVVAALKTYTPSGKHDEYYLFASGGHGGNLIVMGVPSMRILKYIGVFTPEPWQGYGYGDQTNALLKQGSRDGKMLTWGDMHHPALSESAGDYDGQYIFVNDKANPRIAVVSLKDFATTQIVASELIESEHGSTFVTPDTDYVIETSQYPTPLGGRYADVKRFNDEYRGAVIFWKFDRAKGRIVPEDSWAMELPPYMQDLADAGKLASDGYIFINSINTERAYGGNMEGNPPLESGVSQNDMDYLHVIPWRKAEAVVKAGKTRTIAGMRVIPLETVVAEGLLHFVPEPKSPHGVDVTPDGKDIIVGGKLDTHATVFSIEKIKALISAATVVGKDPYGVPILPFQDAIRGQCEIGLGPLHTQFDNEGYAYTSVFIESKVAKWSLKDLKLVDKLPTHYNIGHLAAAEGDTVSPDGRFLVAMNKWAIDRFAPVGPLLPQNFQLVDTTGQKMQLLYDSPIPLGEPHYAQMIKADKIKPLDIYKPAGINALTHQKDDHAVEGGKERVERREDGVHVYMTAVRSHFTPDIVRVKEGDTVHLHITNIEQAKDATHGFTIGSQNIHLSLEPGKHANVTFVADRPGVYPMYCTEFCSALHLEMAGYFLVEPK; translated from the coding sequence ATGAAGACCTGGAGAGCGAAGTGGAGGTGCGGAGCCGCGGCGCTGCTGGCCCTGGCATGCAACGGCTCCAACGGCGGCGGCGCGAGCCCGCCGGGGACGGCCTCCGCGAGCCTGGGCAGCACCGGGCTGCGGGACATGATGGAGAAGCGCGGGCTGTCCGAGGCGGACGTGGTGGCCGCGCTGAAGACGTACACGCCCTCGGGCAAGCACGACGAATACTACCTGTTCGCCTCGGGCGGACACGGCGGCAACCTCATCGTCATGGGGGTGCCGAGCATGCGCATCCTCAAGTACATCGGCGTCTTCACGCCCGAGCCGTGGCAGGGCTACGGCTACGGCGACCAGACGAACGCGCTGCTGAAGCAGGGCAGCCGCGACGGGAAGATGCTCACCTGGGGTGACATGCACCACCCGGCGCTCTCCGAGTCGGCGGGCGACTACGACGGCCAGTACATCTTCGTCAACGACAAGGCCAACCCGCGCATCGCCGTGGTGTCCCTCAAGGACTTCGCCACCACGCAGATTGTCGCCAGCGAGCTCATCGAGAGCGAGCACGGCTCCACCTTCGTCACCCCCGACACCGACTACGTCATCGAGACGAGCCAGTACCCCACGCCGCTGGGCGGCCGGTACGCGGACGTGAAGCGCTTCAACGACGAGTACCGGGGCGCGGTCATCTTCTGGAAGTTCGACCGCGCGAAGGGCCGCATCGTCCCCGAGGACTCGTGGGCCATGGAGCTGCCGCCGTACATGCAGGACCTGGCGGACGCGGGGAAGCTGGCCAGTGATGGCTACATCTTCATCAACTCCATCAACACCGAGCGCGCCTACGGCGGAAACATGGAGGGCAACCCGCCGCTGGAGTCCGGCGTGTCGCAGAACGACATGGACTACCTCCACGTCATTCCCTGGCGGAAGGCGGAGGCGGTGGTGAAGGCGGGCAAGACGCGGACGATTGCCGGCATGCGCGTCATTCCCCTGGAGACGGTGGTGGCGGAGGGGCTGCTCCACTTCGTGCCCGAGCCCAAGAGCCCGCACGGCGTGGACGTCACGCCGGACGGGAAGGACATCATCGTCGGCGGCAAGCTGGACACGCACGCCACCGTCTTCAGCATCGAGAAGATAAAGGCCCTCATCTCCGCCGCGACGGTGGTGGGGAAGGACCCGTACGGCGTGCCCATCCTCCCGTTCCAGGACGCCATCCGCGGCCAGTGCGAAATCGGCCTGGGGCCCCTGCACACGCAGTTCGACAACGAGGGCTACGCGTACACGTCCGTCTTCATCGAGTCGAAGGTCGCGAAGTGGTCGCTCAAGGACCTGAAGCTCGTGGACAAGCTTCCCACGCACTACAACATCGGCCACCTCGCGGCCGCCGAAGGGGACACCGTCTCTCCGGACGGGAGGTTCCTGGTGGCGATGAACAAGTGGGCCATCGACCGCTTCGCGCCCGTGGGCCCGTTGCTGCCGCAGAACTTCCAGCTCGTGGACACCACCGGGCAGAAGATGCAGCTGCTCTACGACAGCCCCATCCCGCTGGGCGAGCCGCACTACGCGCAGATGATCAAGGCGGACAAAATCAAGCCGCTCGACATCTACAAGCCCGCGGGCATCAACGCGCTGACGCACCAGAAGGACGACCACGCGGTGGAGGGCGGCAAGGAGCGCGTGGAGCGCAGGGAGGACGGCGTCCACGTCTACATGACGGCGGTGCGCAGCCACTTCACGCCGGACATCGTCCGCGTGAAGGAGGGGGACACCGTCCACCTGCACATCACGAACATCGAGCAGGCGAAGGACGCCACGCACGGCTTCACCATCGGCTCGCAGAACATCCACCTGAGCCTGGAGCCGGGCAAGCACGCCAACGTCACCTTCGTGGCCGACAGGCCGGGCGTGTACCCCATGTACTGCACGGAGTTCTGCTCGGCGCTGCACCTCGAGATGGCGGGCTACTTCCTCGTCGAGCCGAAGTGA
- a CDS encoding ABC transporter ATP-binding protein, whose protein sequence is MRIELKAVRKRFGGAEVLKGIDLSVPSGRWVALIGPNGSGKSTLLRSLLGLVECEGEVRLDGRSPYEDRLEVARRLAYVPQVAPQLGAPVEDVVALVARTRGLAREAIVRLAARLELDVDALRGRPFRALSGGMKQKLLIAVALASDASLLVMDEPTASLDARARERFFELCEERASRRTLVLCSHRLEELRHLASHVVSLDEGRVTYDGPAEDLLAGRGLAVVEVATGSVEAAGWLQARGFRAGLRGWWVRTLSQAEKRELVPELAHALGRGMSDLRVSDVETVEVSHGGD, encoded by the coding sequence ATGCGGATTGAGCTGAAGGCGGTGCGCAAGCGCTTCGGTGGCGCGGAGGTGCTCAAGGGCATCGACCTGTCGGTGCCCTCCGGGCGGTGGGTGGCCCTCATCGGCCCCAACGGCAGCGGGAAGTCCACGCTGCTGCGCTCGCTGCTGGGGCTGGTGGAGTGCGAGGGCGAGGTGCGGCTCGACGGGCGCTCACCCTATGAGGACCGGCTGGAGGTGGCGCGCCGGCTGGCCTACGTGCCGCAGGTGGCGCCGCAGCTGGGCGCGCCGGTGGAGGACGTGGTGGCCCTGGTGGCGCGGACGCGGGGGCTGGCCCGGGAGGCCATCGTCCGGCTCGCCGCGCGGCTGGAGCTGGACGTGGACGCGCTGCGGGGCCGGCCCTTCCGCGCGCTGTCGGGGGGGATGAAGCAGAAGCTCCTCATCGCCGTCGCGCTCGCGTCGGACGCGAGCCTGCTGGTGATGGACGAGCCCACGGCCAGCCTCGACGCGAGGGCGCGCGAGCGCTTCTTCGAGCTGTGCGAGGAGCGGGCCTCGAGAAGGACGCTCGTGCTGTGCTCGCACCGGCTGGAGGAGCTGAGGCACCTGGCCAGCCACGTGGTGTCCCTGGACGAGGGGCGCGTCACGTACGACGGGCCGGCGGAGGACTTGCTCGCGGGCCGGGGGCTGGCGGTGGTGGAGGTGGCCACCGGCTCGGTGGAGGCCGCCGGCTGGCTCCAGGCGCGGGGCTTCCGCGCGGGGCTGCGCGGCTGGTGGGTGCGCACGCTGTCGCAGGCGGAGAAGCGGGAGCTGGTGCCCGAGCTGGCACACGCGCTGGGGCGCGGGATGAGTGACTTGCGCGTGAGCGACGTGGAAACGGTGGAGGTGTCCCATGGCGGCGACTAG
- a CDS encoding ABC transporter permease — MTSLLREVAAVARLDVAEVLRSRWMVFCGAVYALLAGAFVLVGLRESSLLGFSGMGRVLLSFCHALVLLLPLLALTATGQVVNRAREDGTLELLFSLPVRRGAFFVAVSAVRYAALVVPLAVLMPGMALLGWLAFGQEVPWGFLLRAVAVSAALLLAFVGLGIAVSTLVRSPARAMIWLLTLWALGVALIDFGLVGLMLQWRLDPRTVFLLASLNPVQAARMALLSGVTPDLAVLGPVGFFLANRLGSAGLFAVGTLWPVAVGLGAWAHALRRFQRSDLV; from the coding sequence ATGACGTCGCTCCTCCGGGAGGTGGCCGCGGTGGCGCGCCTGGACGTGGCGGAGGTGCTGCGCTCGCGGTGGATGGTGTTCTGCGGCGCGGTGTATGCGCTGCTGGCCGGGGCCTTCGTGCTGGTGGGGCTGCGGGAGTCCTCGCTGCTGGGCTTCTCCGGCATGGGGCGGGTGCTGCTGTCCTTCTGTCACGCGCTGGTGCTGCTGCTGCCGCTGCTGGCGCTCACCGCGACGGGGCAGGTGGTGAACCGCGCGCGCGAGGACGGCACGCTGGAGTTGCTCTTCAGCCTGCCCGTGCGCCGGGGGGCTTTCTTCGTCGCGGTGAGCGCGGTGCGCTACGCGGCGCTGGTGGTGCCGCTGGCGGTGCTGATGCCGGGCATGGCGCTGCTGGGCTGGCTCGCCTTCGGGCAGGAGGTGCCGTGGGGCTTCCTGCTGCGGGCGGTGGCGGTGAGCGCCGCGCTGCTGCTGGCCTTCGTGGGACTGGGAATCGCCGTGAGCACGCTGGTGCGTAGCCCGGCGCGGGCGATGATCTGGCTGCTCACGCTGTGGGCCCTGGGTGTGGCGCTCATCGACTTCGGGCTGGTGGGGCTGATGCTCCAGTGGCGGCTGGACCCGCGCACGGTGTTCCTGCTGGCCTCCCTCAACCCGGTGCAGGCGGCGCGCATGGCGCTGTTGTCGGGCGTGACGCCGGACCTGGCGGTGCTCGGCCCCGTGGGCTTCTTCCTCGCGAACCGGCTGGGGAGTGCCGGGCTCTTCGCGGTGGGGACGCTCTGGCCCGTGGCGGTGGGGCTCGGGGCCTGGGCCCATGCGCTGCGCCGTTTCCAGAGGAGTGACCTCGTATGA
- a CDS encoding c-type cytochrome, protein MASAPALTPAVRQEAEEVFNSRCAVCHGPRGGGDGAASAGLTPPPRNFQDKAWQAAVSDEHIEKIIAYGGGAVGRSPAMPPNPDLADKPVVRGLREHIRGLAAK, encoded by the coding sequence GTGGCGTCCGCGCCCGCGCTCACGCCCGCCGTCCGCCAGGAGGCGGAGGAGGTCTTCAACTCTCGCTGTGCGGTGTGCCACGGGCCCCGGGGCGGGGGAGACGGGGCCGCGTCCGCGGGCCTCACGCCGCCGCCACGCAACTTCCAGGACAAGGCCTGGCAGGCGGCGGTGAGCGACGAGCACATCGAGAAAATCATCGCGTACGGCGGAGGCGCGGTCGGCCGCAGTCCCGCCATGCCACCCAACCCGGACCTGGCGGACAAGCCGGTGGTGCGCGGGCTGCGCGAGCACATCCGGGGGCTCGCGGCGAAGTAG
- a CDS encoding heme/hemin ABC transporter substrate-binding protein — MSGARNMSVFLAALMVSASAHATGSAPPEAPAVQAPTPSAAPVKGPGAEPRLVTVGPAVTETVFALGAGEQVVGVDDTSLALEAAARTPKVGYQRALSAEAVLATGASRLLASEEAGPPGVLEQLKKSGVEVVVLPNAPTVEAARQRIRTLAERLGRSARGAALIAELEKDLERASQRVAARKDGKPLRVLALYSRGGGVLMVAGAETASDVLIRLAGGVNAVSRFVGHKPLTAEAVVEAAPDILLLPASSATALGGAEGLGRVPGLSQVKGWRLVTVEDVHFMAVGSSLGKAVGRLQDGLGLPAWSGR, encoded by the coding sequence ATGAGCGGTGCACGGAACATGTCCGTGTTTCTCGCTGCCCTGATGGTGTCGGCCAGTGCTCACGCGACCGGCTCTGCTCCGCCGGAGGCGCCTGCCGTCCAGGCTCCGACGCCATCCGCCGCACCCGTGAAGGGCCCGGGCGCCGAGCCCCGACTGGTGACGGTGGGCCCGGCCGTCACGGAGACGGTGTTCGCCCTGGGCGCCGGAGAGCAGGTGGTCGGCGTGGATGACACCAGCCTCGCGCTCGAGGCCGCCGCGCGGACACCCAAGGTGGGCTACCAGCGCGCCCTCTCCGCGGAGGCGGTGCTGGCGACGGGGGCGTCGCGATTGCTGGCGTCCGAGGAGGCGGGCCCGCCGGGTGTGCTGGAGCAACTGAAGAAGTCTGGCGTGGAGGTGGTGGTGCTGCCCAACGCGCCCACGGTGGAGGCGGCGCGGCAGCGCATCCGGACCCTGGCCGAGCGGCTCGGCAGGAGCGCGCGGGGGGCCGCACTCATCGCGGAGCTGGAGAAGGACCTCGAGCGTGCCTCACAGCGCGTGGCCGCGAGGAAGGACGGGAAGCCGCTCCGCGTCCTCGCGCTCTATTCGCGGGGCGGAGGCGTCCTCATGGTGGCCGGCGCGGAGACGGCGTCCGACGTGCTCATCCGCCTCGCGGGCGGCGTGAATGCCGTCTCCCGGTTCGTCGGCCACAAGCCGCTGACGGCGGAGGCGGTGGTCGAGGCCGCACCCGACATCCTCCTGCTTCCCGCCAGCTCGGCGACGGCCCTGGGGGGCGCGGAGGGCCTTGGGCGCGTGCCGGGCCTGTCCCAGGTGAAGGGCTGGCGGCTCGTCACCGTGGAGGACGTCCACTTCATGGCGGTGGGGTCCTCGTTGGGCAAGGCGGTGGGGCGGCTGCAGGATGGGCTGGGCCTGCCCGCGTGGAGCGGGCGATGA